In a single window of the Rhodothermales bacterium genome:
- a CDS encoding ABC transporter permease, protein MLTNYLRIALRNLRRQPGYAALNIVGLAVGLACCLFLLLFVREELSYDRFHPSAESVYRVNVEVPQLDATIAISPNIVAPLLRREFPEVLAATRIEAHGGVVRAGERIFDDNHFYFADSTFFDVFDGFTLLAGNAATALNRPNTAVLTASTAEKFFGDASPLGQTIVRNNDQAFEVTGVMEDVPATSHFSFDFLASFASRENWAKNEQWGSANFFTFLRLPDAEAAAPLQTKIDALTERLRAENEENVRILALQPLTDIHLRTDIAYDLDATGDRTAVYGFATVALLILLIACINYMNLATARAGQRAKEVGLRKSLGAYRGQLVGQFYSESALLTLGGVLLALGIVGLGLPAFNALSGKALGFAALGEPGVVALIAGTFLVVSLVAGSYPAFYLSAFHPARVLRSRAIAGGGATWLRKGLVVLQFGISAFLIAGTLVVLSQLRFMGDQALGFDKEHLVVLPLNDQILLEKYPAMEVALRQHPGIVATAGINQIPGQLGWTSGFHAEGLAEEDEFLIKGLPAQATVVDGLGLQLVAGRGFPADPPEPDSANYLHILNETTVARLGWTPEEAVGRRVAVDSRWGEVLGVVEDFHFRSLHETIEPLSIWYDPGNVFNLAIRLAPGETRAGLDHVETVWGQFAAHRPFSYRFLDDVYDRLYRNERRTGQIVSVFAFLAVFVACLGLFGLASFTAERRTREVGVRKVLGASVANLVLLLARDFVLLVGVAFVIAVPLAWLGMDAWLDGFAYRIGLGPGPFLIAGALLFAIALVTVSTQAFRAATADPVKALRTE, encoded by the coding sequence ATGCTGACGAACTACCTCCGCATCGCCCTCCGGAATCTCCGCCGTCAGCCCGGGTACGCCGCGCTCAACATCGTCGGCCTCGCGGTCGGCCTCGCGTGCTGCCTGTTCCTGCTCCTCTTCGTGCGCGAGGAGTTGAGCTACGACCGCTTCCACCCCAGCGCCGAGTCGGTCTACCGCGTCAACGTGGAGGTCCCACAGCTCGACGCGACGATCGCGATCAGTCCCAACATCGTCGCGCCCCTCCTGAGGCGGGAGTTTCCCGAGGTGCTCGCCGCCACCCGCATCGAGGCCCACGGCGGCGTGGTCCGCGCGGGGGAGCGGATCTTCGACGACAACCACTTCTACTTCGCCGACTCGACGTTCTTCGACGTCTTCGACGGGTTCACCCTCCTCGCAGGCAACGCGGCGACGGCACTGAATCGTCCCAACACGGCCGTGCTCACGGCGTCGACGGCCGAGAAGTTTTTCGGCGACGCGAGCCCGCTCGGGCAGACGATCGTCCGTAATAACGATCAGGCGTTCGAGGTGACAGGCGTGATGGAGGACGTACCCGCGACCTCGCACTTCTCGTTCGACTTCCTCGCATCCTTTGCCTCTCGGGAGAACTGGGCGAAGAACGAGCAGTGGGGCTCGGCCAACTTCTTCACCTTCCTCCGCCTCCCAGACGCCGAGGCCGCCGCGCCGCTCCAGACGAAGATCGATGCACTCACCGAGCGGCTCCGGGCCGAGAACGAGGAGAACGTCCGCATCCTCGCGCTCCAACCGCTGACCGATATCCACCTCCGCACCGACATCGCGTACGACCTCGACGCGACGGGCGACCGCACGGCGGTCTACGGGTTCGCGACGGTGGCGCTGCTGATCCTGCTGATCGCGTGCATCAACTACATGAATCTCGCGACGGCGCGCGCCGGGCAGCGAGCCAAAGAGGTCGGGCTGCGGAAGTCGCTCGGGGCGTACCGGGGACAACTCGTCGGGCAGTTCTATAGCGAGTCGGCCCTCCTCACGCTCGGCGGGGTGCTGCTCGCGCTCGGGATCGTCGGGCTCGGGCTGCCGGCGTTCAACGCGCTCAGCGGCAAGGCGCTGGGGTTCGCGGCGCTCGGCGAGCCGGGGGTCGTGGCCCTCATCGCCGGGACGTTCCTCGTCGTGAGCTTGGTAGCCGGGAGCTATCCGGCGTTCTACCTCTCGGCGTTCCACCCCGCGCGCGTGCTCCGCAGCCGAGCCATCGCGGGCGGCGGCGCGACGTGGCTGCGCAAGGGGCTCGTCGTGCTCCAGTTCGGGATCTCGGCGTTCCTGATCGCGGGGACGCTCGTCGTCCTCAGCCAGCTCCGCTTCATGGGTGATCAGGCGCTCGGGTTCGACAAGGAGCACCTCGTCGTGCTCCCGCTCAACGACCAGATCCTGCTGGAGAAATACCCGGCGATGGAGGTGGCGTTGCGCCAGCACCCCGGCATCGTGGCGACGGCGGGCATCAACCAGATTCCCGGCCAGCTCGGCTGGACCTCCGGCTTCCACGCGGAAGGCCTCGCTGAGGAAGACGAGTTTCTGATCAAAGGCCTCCCCGCACAGGCCACCGTCGTGGATGGGCTCGGGCTGCAGCTCGTCGCCGGGCGCGGCTTCCCGGCAGACCCGCCGGAGCCGGACTCGGCAAACTATCTGCACATCCTCAACGAGACGACCGTCGCCAGGCTCGGCTGGACCCCGGAGGAAGCGGTGGGACGGCGCGTGGCCGTGGACAGCCGGTGGGGCGAGGTGCTCGGCGTCGTCGAGGACTTCCATTTCCGCTCGCTCCACGAGACGATCGAGCCCCTCTCCATCTGGTACGATCCGGGCAACGTGTTCAACCTCGCTATCCGCCTCGCGCCGGGCGAGACGCGCGCCGGGCTGGACCACGTCGAGACCGTCTGGGGCCAGTTCGCTGCACACCGCCCGTTCTCGTACCGCTTCCTCGACGACGTGTACGACCGGCTCTACCGGAACGAGCGGCGGACGGGGCAGATCGTGAGCGTGTTCGCGTTCCTCGCCGTCTTCGTGGCGTGCCTCGGGCTGTTCGGGCTGGCTTCGTTCACGGCGGAGCGTCGGACGCGCGAGGTCGGCGTGCGAAAGGTGCTCGGCGCGAGCGTGGCGAATCTCGTGCTGCTCCTCGCCCGCGACTTCGTGCTGCTCGTCGGCGTGGCGTTCGTCATAGCGGTGCCGCTAGCGTGGCTCGGGATGGACGCGTGGCTCGACGGCTTCGCCTATCGCATCGGGCTCGGGCCGGGACCATTCCTCATCGCTGGTGCACTCCTCTTCGCGATTGCCCTGGTGACGGTGAGCACGCAGGCCTTCCGCGCCGCCACCGCCGACCCGGTCAAGGCCCTACGCACCGAGTAG
- a CDS encoding ABC transporter permease, producing MLKNYLLLGFRNVQKNKVASLINLVGLSAAVACAITLFLIVRVINVNDDFHANGERLFLVGHTVDRDAGPQRWGTAPAPLGPALVADIPQVERAVRVAHHPAMVRTDGDAFHETVSFADVGFFEVLTFPLLHGRGAALADPDAVILSAEMAMKYFGRYDVVGQTLDVRFGETTGGDGTAETLTVAGVAAPFPRNASFRFDLLVGYEKQRALGLADSGDWAAFTEATFLLLRQPDDARSVAAQLDRYVPVQNAAGEVRQATSFFLDSVRHPDWLTAWTIEARAMQEPLVWESLMLGVIAVLMLLVACFNYVTISLGTAARRLKEIGIRKTLGAERRQLITQFLTENVVLCLLALLGGILLAWTVTLPFMNARLARPIPLDLLGAPGFWVFLVGLLAFIGLVSGAYPAFYISAFQPIEVLRGKLKLAEKKGLTRTLTTVQFVLAFITICLAVFTASLDDKLLGGDWGYDPSSLLVVPTQSPEQHAWLRREASAMSQVRQVAGAAHHIGATRRRLTVQVADADREVVHFGVGPDYLATVGLGVAAGRAFGSMFGADSARSVVVNQTFAAEQGWADPVGESVRIGGSAFAVVGVVDDFLLAPLMGTAVPVVMGLADVSQHRFMVIRVETGATDPVAATLRDRWERAFPGTPFDAFAQAEVFTPQSLKGLSVLIAYLALFALLISCMGLFGIASQRAAGRIKEVGVRKALGAPAGQIVLLVNREFLVMLGLATLIATPLCYLGLRTVLFLAPVEISLGAAPFVLSNVLVFLLATMMLSMQTHRLVKVKPADVLRDQ from the coding sequence ATGCTCAAGAACTACCTGCTGTTGGGCTTCCGCAACGTGCAGAAGAACAAGGTGGCTTCACTGATCAACCTCGTCGGCCTGTCAGCCGCCGTGGCGTGCGCGATCACGCTGTTCCTCATCGTGCGTGTGATCAACGTCAACGACGACTTCCACGCGAACGGCGAGCGCCTCTTCCTCGTCGGGCACACGGTGGACCGCGACGCCGGACCGCAACGCTGGGGTACCGCTCCCGCCCCCCTCGGCCCGGCCCTCGTCGCCGACATTCCCCAGGTCGAGCGCGCCGTCCGCGTCGCCCACCACCCGGCGATGGTGCGGACCGACGGTGACGCCTTTCACGAGACGGTGTCTTTCGCCGACGTGGGGTTCTTCGAGGTGCTCACCTTCCCCTTGCTTCACGGGCGCGGGGCGGCCCTAGCCGATCCCGACGCCGTGATCCTGAGCGCGGAGATGGCGATGAAGTATTTCGGCAGGTACGATGTGGTGGGCCAGACGCTCGACGTTCGGTTCGGGGAGACGACCGGCGGAGACGGCACGGCCGAGACGCTAACCGTGGCGGGCGTCGCGGCCCCCTTCCCACGCAACGCCAGCTTCCGTTTCGATCTCTTGGTAGGCTACGAGAAGCAACGTGCGCTCGGCCTCGCCGACTCAGGGGACTGGGCGGCTTTCACGGAGGCGACCTTCCTTCTGCTTCGGCAACCGGACGATGCCCGCTCCGTCGCAGCGCAACTCGACCGCTACGTGCCTGTCCAAAACGCCGCCGGTGAGGTCCGGCAGGCAACGTCGTTCTTCCTCGACAGCGTCCGGCACCCGGACTGGCTGACAGCCTGGACCATCGAGGCCCGGGCCATGCAGGAACCGCTGGTGTGGGAGTCGCTGATGCTAGGCGTGATCGCCGTGCTGATGCTGCTCGTCGCGTGTTTCAACTACGTCACCATCTCGCTGGGGACCGCCGCACGCCGCCTCAAAGAGATCGGGATCCGCAAGACGCTGGGCGCGGAGCGGAGGCAACTCATCACGCAGTTCCTCACGGAGAACGTGGTGCTCTGCCTGCTGGCCTTGCTGGGCGGGATCCTGCTGGCCTGGACCGTGACCCTCCCGTTCATGAATGCGCGGCTCGCCCGGCCGATCCCCCTCGACCTCCTGGGTGCCCCCGGGTTCTGGGTGTTCCTGGTCGGGCTGCTCGCCTTCATCGGCCTGGTGTCCGGGGCCTATCCCGCCTTTTACATCTCCGCCTTCCAGCCCATCGAGGTCCTGCGCGGGAAGCTGAAGCTGGCGGAGAAGAAGGGCCTCACCCGCACCCTGACGACCGTGCAGTTCGTGCTGGCGTTCATCACGATCTGCCTCGCCGTGTTCACGGCCTCGCTCGACGACAAGCTCCTCGGCGGTGACTGGGGCTACGACCCATCCTCCCTTCTCGTGGTCCCGACCCAGAGCCCGGAGCAGCACGCCTGGCTCCGCCGCGAGGCCTCCGCGATGAGCCAGGTGCGTCAGGTCGCGGGGGCCGCCCATCACATCGGTGCCACGCGCCGACGCCTCACCGTCCAGGTGGCGGACGCCGACCGGGAGGTGGTCCACTTCGGAGTCGGACCCGACTACCTGGCGACCGTGGGCCTCGGTGTGGCGGCCGGGCGGGCGTTCGGCTCTATGTTCGGGGCAGACAGCGCGCGGTCGGTCGTGGTCAACCAGACCTTCGCCGCGGAGCAGGGGTGGGCCGACCCCGTCGGGGAGTCCGTGCGGATCGGCGGCTCAGCCTTCGCGGTGGTCGGCGTCGTAGACGACTTCTTGCTGGCCCCGCTGATGGGCACGGCCGTCCCGGTCGTGATGGGGCTGGCCGACGTCTCGCAGCACCGATTCATGGTGATCCGGGTCGAGACCGGGGCCACGGACCCGGTGGCCGCCACCCTCCGCGATCGGTGGGAGCGCGCGTTCCCGGGCACCCCGTTCGACGCCTTCGCTCAGGCCGAGGTCTTCACGCCCCAGTCCTTGAAGGGCCTCTCTGTCCTGATCGCGTACCTCGCGCTCTTCGCCCTCCTCATCTCCTGCATGGGGTTGTTCGGCATCGCCTCGCAACGCGCCGCGGGCCGAATCAAGGAGGTCGGCGTGCGCAAGGCGCTGGGTGCCCCAGCGGGGCAGATCGTCTTGCTGGTCAACCGCGAGTTCCTGGTCATGTTAGGCCTCGCTACGCTGATCGCCACGCCCCTGTGTTACCTGGGCCTCCGCACGGTGCTGTTCCTCGCGCCGGTGGAGATATCACTCGGCGCTGCGCCCTTCGTCCTCTCCAACGTCCTCGTTTTCCTCCTGGCGACGATGATGCTTTCGATGCAGACTCACCGGCTCGTGAAGGTGAAGCCAGCGGACGTGCTGCGGGATCAGTAG
- a CDS encoding ABC transporter permease, whose translation MLTNYLKIALRNLAKRKAFSFINIAGLAIGMACALLIFLSVRQDLAFDRGHAKADRIFRVLTIDEALGVTSTRVGITLPALGPTMEAELPEVEESVRLNGVGRQLMTVGDTDLYAEATVLAEPSFFVVFDFPLRAGDAATALAEPNTVVLTESTARRLFGDDEALGQTITLNHDTDVRVTGVAADPPVASSLQFDLLQSLVPGPDEDGFRQFLDSWNSISLTTYVVLRDPAAAASVLPRMEEIIRRNEVGDNFSVTLQPLADVHLRSSDILFDESTGKSDQGYVVGLSAVAVFVLLIACFNFMNLATARSAERAREVGLRKSMGANRSQLVWQHLGESLLLCVLAFAVALGLVAASLPVVNAALGKQLALGVLADPTFALLLVGVMLFVALLAGAYPAFVLSQFQPAAVLKGSFGGSARGGLLRRALVVTQFAASVVMIVGALVVSEQLGFIMDKNMGYQRDQVLVLELGDAQLQRNADALEAALRRAPSVAGIAGATSMPGRQLGRRGVLPEGASEEDVWIISALGIDDQFLPTMGMELAAGRNFSPAFGTDTTEAVLLNEAAVRAFGWTDAVGKHLTFGETERTVVGVVKDFHYASVRHQVEPLMMLYQPAQNPLLAVKLRPADVTGTLAAVEVAWRAVNPDYPFEYSFLDQEFARQYQEEANFARLSRGFTVLAIVIACLGLFGLATFTAEQRRKEIGVRKVLGASVPGLVALLSKEFLALVGVAFVIAAPLAYFVMRDWLADFAYRIALGPGVFLFAGGLALAVALLTVSYQALRAATTDPVKALRYE comes from the coding sequence ATGCTGACGAACTACCTCAAAATCGCCCTCCGCAACCTCGCCAAGCGGAAGGCTTTCTCGTTCATCAACATCGCCGGCCTCGCCATCGGGATGGCGTGTGCCCTGCTCATCTTCTTGAGCGTCCGCCAGGACCTCGCCTTCGACCGGGGCCACGCGAAGGCGGACCGGATCTTCCGCGTGCTGACGATCGACGAGGCGCTCGGCGTCACGAGCACGCGCGTCGGCATCACGCTCCCGGCACTCGGCCCGACGATGGAGGCGGAACTGCCCGAGGTCGAGGAATCGGTCCGGCTCAACGGCGTCGGGCGGCAGCTGATGACCGTCGGGGACACGGACCTCTACGCTGAGGCGACGGTCCTCGCCGAGCCGTCGTTCTTCGTCGTCTTTGACTTCCCGCTCCGCGCGGGCGACGCGGCGACGGCCCTCGCCGAGCCGAACACCGTCGTCCTCACCGAGTCCACGGCCCGACGCCTCTTCGGCGACGACGAGGCGCTCGGGCAGACGATCACGCTCAACCACGACACGGACGTGCGGGTGACGGGCGTCGCCGCCGATCCACCCGTCGCGTCGAGCCTCCAGTTCGACCTCCTCCAGTCGCTCGTGCCGGGGCCCGACGAGGACGGCTTCCGGCAGTTCCTCGACTCGTGGAACAGCATCAGCCTGACGACCTACGTCGTCCTCCGCGACCCGGCCGCGGCGGCGTCTGTGCTCCCTCGAATGGAGGAGATCATCCGCCGGAACGAGGTCGGCGATAACTTCTCGGTGACGCTCCAGCCGCTCGCCGACGTCCACCTCCGCTCGTCCGACATCCTCTTCGACGAGAGCACGGGCAAGAGCGATCAGGGCTACGTCGTCGGGCTCTCGGCCGTGGCCGTGTTCGTGCTCCTCATCGCGTGCTTCAACTTCATGAACCTCGCGACGGCGCGGTCGGCGGAGCGGGCGCGCGAGGTCGGGCTGCGCAAGTCGATGGGGGCGAACCGCTCGCAGCTCGTGTGGCAGCACCTCGGCGAGTCGCTGCTGCTGTGCGTGCTCGCGTTCGCTGTCGCGCTCGGCCTCGTCGCGGCCTCGCTGCCCGTCGTCAACGCGGCGCTCGGCAAGCAGCTCGCGCTCGGCGTGCTCGCCGACCCGACGTTCGCGCTGCTGCTGGTTGGCGTGATGCTGTTCGTCGCGCTCCTCGCCGGGGCGTACCCCGCGTTCGTCCTCTCGCAGTTCCAGCCGGCGGCCGTCCTCAAGGGGTCGTTCGGCGGGAGCGCGCGGGGCGGGCTGCTGCGGCGCGCGCTCGTCGTGACGCAGTTCGCCGCGTCGGTCGTGATGATCGTCGGGGCGCTCGTGGTGTCAGAGCAGCTCGGGTTCATCATGGACAAGAACATGGGCTACCAGCGCGACCAGGTCCTCGTGCTCGAACTCGGCGACGCTCAGCTCCAGCGCAACGCCGACGCGCTCGAAGCAGCGCTCCGCCGCGCGCCCTCCGTCGCCGGAATCGCGGGCGCGACGTCGATGCCGGGCCGCCAGCTCGGCCGGCGCGGCGTGCTCCCCGAGGGTGCGAGCGAGGAGGACGTCTGGATCATCAGCGCCCTCGGCATCGACGACCAGTTCCTCCCGACGATGGGCATGGAACTCGCCGCCGGGCGCAACTTCTCCCCCGCCTTCGGCACCGACACGACGGAGGCCGTGCTCCTCAACGAAGCGGCCGTGCGGGCGTTCGGGTGGACGGACGCCGTCGGCAAGCACCTTACGTTCGGCGAGACCGAGCGGACCGTCGTCGGCGTGGTCAAGGACTTCCACTACGCCTCGGTGCGGCACCAGGTGGAGCCGCTGATGATGCTCTACCAGCCGGCGCAGAACCCGCTGCTCGCCGTCAAGCTCCGCCCCGCCGACGTGACCGGGACGCTCGCTGCCGTCGAAGTCGCGTGGCGCGCGGTCAACCCGGATTACCCGTTCGAGTACAGCTTCCTCGACCAGGAGTTCGCGCGGCAGTATCAGGAAGAGGCCAACTTCGCGCGCCTCTCGCGCGGCTTCACCGTCCTCGCGATCGTCATCGCCTGCCTCGGACTCTTCGGGCTCGCGACGTTCACGGCCGAGCAGCGGCGGAAGGAGATCGGCGTGCGGAAGGTGCTCGGCGCGAGCGTGCCCGGCCTCGTGGCGCTGCTGTCGAAGGAGTTCCTCGCGCTCGTCGGTGTAGCGTTCGTGATCGCGGCGCCGCTGGCGTATTTCGTGATGCGGGACTGGCTGGCCGACTTCGCCTACCGCATCGCGCTCGGGCCCGGCGTCTTCCTCTTCGCCGGCGGCCTCGCCCTCGCCGTGGCGCTCCTCACCGTGAGCTACCAGGCCCTCCGCGCGGCGACGACCGACCCCGTCAAAGCGCTCCGCTACGAATAG